The window GCCCGGCGGCAGCCTTGCCGTGAAGGAAGGCGAGCAGGTGGTGCCCGTCATCAACAAGATCTCGAAAGCGTTTTCGAACGTGGTGATGACACAGGACTGGCACACGCAAGGCCATGTTTCCTTCGCATCAGTCCACGCCGGCAAGAAGCCGTTCGAGACCGTCGATCTTCCCTACGGCAAGCAGGTGCTGTGGCCCGACCATTGCGTGCAGGGCACCGACGGCGCCGCGCTGTCGAAGGACCTTGCGATCCCGCACGCCGAGCTCATCATCCGCAAGGGTTTTCACAAGGACGTCGACAGCTATTCGGCCTTCCTCGAAGCTGACGGCAAGACCTCGACCGGCCTTGCCGGCTATCTGAAGGCGCGCAAGATCAAGCGCGTCTTCGTAGTCGGGCTGGCGACGGATTTTTGCGTTGCGTGGACCGCGCTCGACGCGCGCA of the Bradyrhizobium sp. WSM1417 genome contains:
- the pncA gene encoding bifunctional nicotinamidase/pyrazinamidase — translated: MLDRRQVLAALGTSALVALAPTAILAATSIKPDDASALLVIDVQNCFLPGGSLAVKEGEQVVPVINKISKAFSNVVMTQDWHTQGHVSFASVHAGKKPFETVDLPYGKQVLWPDHCVQGTDGAALSKDLAIPHAELIIRKGFHKDVDSYSAFLEADGKTSTGLAGYLKARKIKRVFVVGLATDFCVAWTALDARKAGFEVYVVEDACRGIDNQGSLAKAWADMAKAGVKRIQSADIAASA